One region of Dokdonia sp. 4H-3-7-5 genomic DNA includes:
- the panC gene encoding pantoate--beta-alanine ligase has protein sequence MQAITAHKQISKIVHQAKSNGKSVGFVPTMGALHHGHASLIDYAFKDCALIIVSIFVNPTQFNNASDLDKYPRTLDKDLDFLAHYGDKVIVYAPTATEVYGNEVSSTPYNFGTIEKVMEGEHRPGHFDGVGTVLNLLFRQVNPDKAYFGEKDYQQLAIVRKLVEKEKLPIEIIGCPIHRQEDGLAMSSRNARLTENQLAIAPFIYEVLRYVKSNFDRHSAIQLRRYVSAAFEKKEGLELEYFEIANIKNLSTLSRKRKNQQYRAFLAVYAGEIRLIDNIALN, from the coding sequence GTGCAAGCAATAACAGCTCATAAACAGATTTCTAAAATCGTTCATCAAGCAAAAAGCAATGGCAAATCCGTAGGTTTTGTCCCTACAATGGGCGCCCTACATCATGGACATGCATCACTTATTGATTATGCATTCAAAGATTGTGCCCTAATCATAGTAAGCATTTTTGTTAATCCTACACAATTCAATAACGCCTCAGACTTAGACAAGTATCCTCGCACTCTCGATAAAGATCTAGACTTTCTAGCCCATTATGGAGATAAGGTAATAGTATACGCACCAACGGCTACAGAAGTCTATGGGAATGAAGTTTCATCTACCCCTTATAACTTTGGAACCATAGAGAAGGTTATGGAGGGAGAGCACAGACCAGGACATTTTGATGGTGTAGGCACTGTTTTAAATCTTCTTTTTAGACAAGTAAATCCGGATAAAGCGTATTTTGGAGAGAAAGATTATCAACAGCTTGCCATTGTGCGTAAGCTTGTAGAAAAAGAAAAGCTACCTATAGAAATTATAGGCTGCCCTATACATAGACAAGAAGACGGCCTTGCCATGAGCAGTCGCAACGCACGACTTACTGAGAATCAACTTGCTATCGCGCCTTTTATTTATGAAGTGCTGCGGTATGTGAAGAGTAATTTTGACAGACACTCTGCGATACAATTGAGAAGGTATGTTTCAGCGGCTTTTGAGAAAAAGGAAGGTCTCGAGCTTGAATACTTTGAGATTGCAAATATTAAAAATTTAAGTACGCTTTCGCGAAAGCGTAAAAACCAACAATACCGAGCTTTTCTTGCCGTTTATGCTGGTGAGATTAGACTTATAGATAATATAGCCCTAAATTAA